Within the Platichthys flesus chromosome 8, fPlaFle2.1, whole genome shotgun sequence genome, the region gaaaggattAGAGAGTGAACGTGCTTGTGTGTTCTACACTAGGCTCCCGGGCCACGACACCACAGTCAGCGTGACTTTGTTCTTCTGCAGCTTGAGCATGGGGATGAGAGACGAGTTGTTCATTCCCACCGTCGTGGATCCGTTCACCGCCACAATCTCATCACCGCACCTGGAGAGAACCACAGGCCAGTCAGAGCGATGAAAGGACACGGGAGCAGATCATACTGGAGTCAAACTGGGATGAACTTACTTGAGGCGCCCGTCAAACTGAGCAGGTGTACCAGGCACAATGGTTTTGATGAAGAAAGGCTGCTGGCCGTGGCTCTCCTCGTACCCCCCGACGATACTGAAGCCCCAGCTCTCGTTGTTGGTCTTCTGCAGGACGATGTCCCGGCACCAGTGCATGTGACTGTGACAACGAGGACACGGTCAGAATTAACTTTTTCACACAAAGGACAGACCCTCCAGGAACTGGTGGCAATGAAAGCTTCTCTACCTCGGTAATCCCAGCCACCGAGTCCACAGCGGCGTCCAGTTGAGGGCGTCATCTCGCGGGTCGTCCATTAGGTCCAGTTCGTCCATGGTGGCGGCCTcggcttcctcctctgtgtcatcGGAGAGCGTCTGGATGACTCGCAGCACCACCTGGGACTGAGCTGTCTGAGCCTTCAGCACCGACACGGCCTCGTTGTAGGTGAACTGGGTCAGATCCACACCGTTGATGCTCAGGAGAATGTCACCTGAGGAAACACGTGATGTCGTGAAGACAACTGTTAGTTCAGGGGATCTTTGTTTTCAACATTAGACATCAGTTGATTCATTGAGTAGAAGGTTGATTGCTTTGAGCTTTAACATGTCATGAGTTGATGTACAACTAACCAATAGTTAGTTGTAGTCCTGGTTTAATGTCTTTATCTTTAAGTCAAATCCCTTATTCAAAGTTAAAATGGCAGATGTTCCTTCCTACCTTTTTTGATGGTTCCATCTCGGTGCAGACAGCCAACAGGCTGCACacttgtgatgtaaacaggcaGGCGGCTGCGACAGTCCCTCCCCCCGGCAATGGTGATGCCCAGTGAAAGCCGAGGCTCCTTCTTCAGACTCACAGTCTTCTCATGGCTGGAAAACCCGCCCGGGGGATCCTGCATGAACAATGAGGCAGATTAAAATGAAGCaatgacaaatatatttatcaacATCACAGTTTGGATTTTTAAAGTTATGCTGCACTTTTTCAAGTTCATCATATTCTTGACAAACTTTATTGCTAAATACTTTAATCCTATCTTGTTTGAGAGAACATGTCAATTTACTTCAGCCCCTCAAGGATCTTTTGACTTAATTGATTCTCgtagaaacaaatgtgaaacACTTGAGTGGGAGCTGAGAACTAAGGGAAGAGGGAACGTGTGAGGATCAACACTAGGCTCTCGtagaggaggagatgtgtggAAAATGACAGTTCCAACCAGCCCCCTTGTTTCTTTCCTGAGTCTGTAAACCATCAGAAGGGAAGCTTGGGGGAGGTGgggtctcttcctcctccccagcAGGGAGCCCACCCCCCCCAGCAAGACGAAAAGGCTCCACTCTGCAGGCGAAAGCTAACTGTTACCAGCTTTGATCCTCTGCCACCCATAGAAACAAGCAAAACACAACAAGCCAGTGGCTGTGTAGCAGTAGAGTGAGCAGCACCCCGGGCCTTTTGATCAGGACAGAGGGAGGCCCCTGAGAGCCGCTTTCATCTCTGCACACCGACGCAGGTGTCTGCTCTCAAAGCTTCTCACCCCCAACTCGGGGGTTGCTATTCTTTCTACTAACAGTGTATGGTACAACTGAGTGTGACCGACAAAGGAGCGGCCATCACGACTACGTTGTGTTAACATAAATGTGCAACGTTTGTTAGATACTGTGACCAGCATTGTACTTAAGGATCTAAGAAGAAGTTGAAATTGGAGCCATTTACTCCTGGTTATGggcaacaacaaaataatgtgatctaaaatatgaatgatAAAAAGGAGACAGGAGTAATTTCTCTTAGTTTGAGAGTTAATACTCTTTATATTACCTTCATGTAGGTGGACTGTCGTCTGAAGTACTGGGGATCAGGCGCCCTCCTCGCTGCTCGTCCCTGTtgtccctctctgctgcttcctccgTCCTCCTGAGTCTCTGCAGGTCTCATCACCACAAAGTTCACACGTACCTCACTGGCCTTAATGCGCACAAAGGAAAAGCAATTACTTCCACAGAATATCCATTGTCAAGACAGTTTGAATCATGTTAAATCAGTCACATTAGCAGCCCGACTACTTGGAACCTTGTTTTAATCACTTTCACAATGTGTGATTTAATGAGCGCTGCAGCCTCTAAACGGGGAAAACTTTTTTTGTGCACATTGCATAATTACAAAGTATCTGAAAGCAGTGATTGTTCCTTGGAAATACTTGTTGGAAACTAAAAACCAATAAAAAGAGACTGAATCGAGGATTGAGATGATCTGTTTGCATGTTGTTCATCTTCTTTGTGTCGCTCTTGGGTTGGAATTTCTCACAAAAAAACTCCATTCTGACAAGTAAGTTATGCTTTCACCCAAATCGCTTTATTGCTGCTTATTTTGTGAGCAGGATTAAGCAGCAACTTTGAAACTTATGATAACCACCAGGGTGAGGGGCCAGGCCTGGTCCTGGGGAAGAACCCATACACTTTTGGTGTAGATGCACATTGAGGGGCAGATCCCGGAATGTTTTTCACTTATTAAAATATCATGTGTACAATTGCTCTGCCTTGTCTGTGGTATGTATTCAACAGAGCGATTCAAGGTCATTATTGTGATTCATTTGCCaactaaatcaaacattttaagtGTCTTAAATTCCATAAatgcagcaacacaaaccaGTCCATGCACACAACCACATTATTACATAAAAACCTGCCTTTAATATACCTGTATGATCTGGGCAGCGCTCTCCGGTGTACCATGTCTAAGGTCGTGTCCATTAATGGCCAATACTTTGTCATTGTTCCTCAGTTTTCCATCTTTTGCTGCCAAACCCCCAGACAACAAGTCCAGGATGAAAACCCCGCTCTCGTCCGATTTGCGGATGAGTTTGATTCCGAGCGGTTCGCTGCGCTGACTCTTCATCAGCGTCACCTGCAGGACTGTGCCGGGGTTGTGGCTGGAGGTAGCGTTGCCGTGGGGACTCTGAGAGGGCTGCAGGGCGGTGGAAGTGGTGGACGAGGGAGCGTGATGATCAGACCGTGGATCCCTTGTTTTGAAACCTTTCTCCTGCATGACGGTGAGTCTGAGGAGGGAAGGCTGCCGCAGCACTGCGACGGCCCGTGCGTGGGGGACTGAAGCCAAGCTGATATCATTCACCTGTGTACACAACACCACAGGGAGGAACAGAGACACTGCAGtcaaactgtaaatgaagacTGACGCTGGGACAAGTTTTCTGTCAAGCTAAGAAGTTACATTTACtacttgtttattttcacagtttaaatGATGAGACTGTCAAAGTGTCCTGAGaatctgatgtgaaatttgAGCGAAACTGAAATGAATGCATCAGTTCAGGGGGAAGAGAAAGATAGAGTTTCAAGAGATCTGTGATGCAATCTGCCCTCATCTCTCTTCACGTGCACCAGCTTCCCACAGAGccaaatagaaaatataaaaaaaaaactgtggctAATGTTCCATGTCCTGCAGGCAGGAGAGGACACACTGAGGGAGGGGGGCCAGAGCCCAGGCTGAAATTTCAGCTCATTTTACCGTGGAACCATGTGGATCCGGAGGGTCGAAATtcaaggaggagaggaagccaTAAGTTATTAAAATCATATTCTGTCCTTCTACTCTCCTCTATGTCCACTTCCAGAGAGCCCGTCATATCATTACCTAATAACTGATTAAATAACAAGGGAAATGGAAGTTCAATGTACTTTATATTTGGACCCTGACCCTCTCAAAGTCAATCAGTGACAGCCACCAGGTAGAGTTGTTTACACTGATATGACCCGTTTGCCCGCAGCAATAACAAACCACACCTTGTTACCATGGAGCTAAAACTTGTTTATCTTGAATGTCTACTTCCTCGTTCCCAGCAGAAGAGCACTGGGTATACAGGACAATGAGACTCCGTTAACAAGGAGTTAATGCAGAAATATGCTGATTTGAAGCGTGTCAGGATATCGACAATTCCACTGGAACACTTCGGAATTCCTCTGATGAATAAGAGAtgatcatgtgacatcacagcctGTATTATCTCAACACTTTCCGCAGGTTCATGAGTCCCTCTCACCTCTAAGATATGGTCCCCTGGGGCCAGTCTGCCATCACGCCCTGCCAGTGAGTCCCGGACAATCTCCTGGATCACTATGTTCCCCAGCGGTGTGTCTTTCCCCCCCACGATGCGGAAGCCCAgctcctcctccggctcctctcTGAACAGTTCCACCATGTTGGCCTCGGCCACCAGACTAGACCGCAGAGGGGTGTTATCTGGAGgggcagagggacagaggagcaAGTGGAATTAATATGGCTAAATCTCAGCTTTTATAATATCCATTCTCCGATTCCATAGGAgagatatacattttaaaatactgaAAGCACACAAGTGACATGTTAGGTattaatttcttcatttaaGTATTGATTGTGATCAGCAATGgatcccccaaaaaacaaacacacacacacacacacacacacacacacacacacacacacacacacacacacacacacacacacacacacacacacacacacacacacacacacacacacacacacacacacacacacacacacacacacacacacacacacacacacacacaacacatacacacacacacatacacacatacacatacacacatacacacatacacacacacacacacacacacacacactgtttgctAGTTTACAGCTTCCCTGACTGACTTTATCTTGCCACATCTTTATATTGACATTACTTTACAATGTTACGAAATAAACTACACAAGTGATGGACAGAGGTGTGAAAAGATACCTAGTAAGAGAGATTTAAAGTAACCATTATGTAGTAATAACTGAAAAATAGCTCTTCAGTTCTTTGTCAATTAAGTACCTTacagatattttaaattatgatttgaAAATCTTATCGAAAAATCTAACTGCACATAAATCTTCCGTGTTTGGATAAATGGAGAATATCTTGTACCAATCTCTTCACTACACAGAGATTAAAAACTGATCTGCTTATCAAATAATTCTGGAGAAATCTTTACAAATAGTGACACAGCGGTAGTAGAATTCATTTGAACTTAAGGTGACGACAGTTCTCACGGAgcacagaaaacaggaaaagggATCGGAAACTGAGAGAAGCAGAGGGGACGTCTTCCTGTTTTCATCAGAGTACGATAGGGAAAGTTTCAGTAAACTGAACTACACTAAACTTTCTCCACCTTGGAACTGGTCTGTACGTACACAGAGATCATACAAATGTTTGTATGCTGCCGCAAACTCCTCTAACAGTGAAGTCCCTCAAGCAAAGACAAGCACCCAGCTGACTGCAGAGGTAGTAAAACATGGATGAGTCAACATGCcgacatttaaaataaaaaagtaacaaTCAATACATATATAATTCAATTAGATTAAAAAGTGTAACCTCGTTGTACttcaaatttttatttatttgatctaaGAGCACGCAGCAGTGATTTGTCTAAATACACACGTCTCTGGGATTATCAGTTGCCTGGAAACTAGATTTCATTGAACTTTGGTCTGTGGAAATATCTCGTCAGTTTCTTAATCAGCTTTTCCCTCGTACAGACAGAAATGTGTGAGCTGGCACATTTTTCTATGTCTAGGCTGGTGATTCACCTGTGACAGACTAAGAATCAAAACCTTCAGGCTATAAACATCAGCACTTCCCGTCCGTGTTTTGTGACAACAGCCCCCACTGGAGAGGGTGAGCACGGGGATTTCAGTTTTCTGCAATCGGCCGAGCGGGGAAACTAATTCCACCACGTCTGGGATCTTCCATAAACATTATTCACTGTCACTGCCAAAGAGTTGGACCAGCCTGCTATAACGTAGTGATTGTAATCATCATGTTAATACAGAACACAGACTATTGTGACTGGCTCACTTttataaaaaggtaaaaaagaCCTCATACCATCCTCACTCTCCTCATAGGCAGGATTAATCAGCCCAGGCTCAGGCTGATCCCGGCTGGGATTTCGAGCTGACAACGTTGCCGAGTGTTTAGCATCACCGGGCGACTCCCCGTCACTCTTGCGTCCCTTTAACTCATTCCACGAGGGCCTCTTCCTTTTCTCGGCTTCCTCCTTCAGTCTTCTGAAAACAGGACATCTGTGGAAAGACAGGGACAAAGAGGAAACTAGTAGAAAAGATTTCATTTTCTTGAGTTTGCTTtgcacatatgaagaacgcagcaggagattgtctgagTCGGACATTGTCACaataacaggaaaatgtccagagcataCAGGCGAGGGCTGGCGTCTAGTTAGAGCATGAAGGAGACAGTTCATGACATACATTTCACAGTGGAAAACACAATCAACACGGCTGTGGCCCTTTTTACCAAAAGCTCTCGAGtctctttccaagttgacatcttctttATCTATGGCAACACTTTTAATCCTGAGATACTAGTTATCGCTTCTTTTAAATTAGAAACATCAGCTTTCAACTACTTTCCTGTTGTATTCTCTAACGGGCTCATTCTGACATTTTTCAGACATTTGACAAGGCTCTGGCAGGAAAAGTCCAGGAATAtttccagagcaactgactaaGATGTCTGCTTTTCCACATATGCATGTCTGAAGTAAGCTTTGGACACATCACATGAGAATAAGCATCTTTGCAATggagagattttattttatgtctCTAGTTTGGAAGAGTGCCAGATGACTGGGAAAACagggagaaagaaaatcaatgtgGAGTGTTTTCAAGCGGAAAGGGGAGAgcgtaaaaagaaaaaggatgtATTAATGCACAGGGTTTGAACAGAAGCTCTGTGCAGATGAATAGACAATTTCACTGCATTGCAGGTTGTCTGGGTGAGATGCACTGAGTCTGATTAAGTCAGTCAGAGTGCTGCGACGGACGCATGCTCCCATGCCTGAACATTGCCTCCTCGTTGTTTGCACAGAGAGGCGACAGCAGGACTATCCGCCCCCCCACAACCAACTACATCATGGCTGGGATGATAAGCACCATGCCGGCCATgtgaaaaacaacttaaataCCCTGCACCTCTTCTTGAGCTCATTAATAATAAGTTAGTGTGTTCGTAGAGGAACTGAGGCTCTGACCAGGAATGAATGCAACACCTCCAAAGAGGAGAAGCAAACGCTAATGATAGTTTGTCTGTGGAGAtcctcagtcatccaggtcatggtatATCTAAATGCTAAACAACAGGTCAACTGGACCTGGTTGAGTTAACGCTAATGATAGTTATTTCACATTCCACAGTCTGTGTCAGACACAGTTATGGGGGGGgctttacaaaaataataatttagaaACACAACATATACAGTGCTCCACTcaaaatatttacaataaatagATACAACTTGAATGCTTCATGTTGTCTCAATCAATTAATAATTTGATACTGTGATTGCCCTAGGATCCTTGTACCCAAACACCTTCACTTTAATATGCATGCTCTCATGATAGACACGGTCAGTCAAGAGACTGACACAGaggataaaaacatttttatccactttaaaaaaaaaatgtaagatcCAGATGATCAAATGTGGCGGGATTTCTCCCAGTGCTCGGTGCTGATCAGTTCAACTATGACACAGGCTTATATTACACTGTATGGCTGTTAATGATAATGGGAACAACctttgtatttaatgtgtacaGGGAATACACAGTATTCTTTGCAGACATTGCTCATAGGTTTAGATCCTACTGCACTTGATCATCTTATCCAGAGGTCTAACTATATACCGAGAGCTTGCAGCCATGACAACAAGTACGTCTCCACCTGAGTCTTACCTGTTGTGCAAGTGAGGCTGAAGTTCACAGCGCTGCATCTGCTGCTGGCACTCGTCGAAGTGAGGACACATTACGACCAGCTTATCCAGTAGGTTCCTGACCAGCAGGCTGGAGGGACGGCACTGATGCAACTGCAGCCGCTGGCGGTCCACGGGGCAGAAGTCCTGCTCTTTTAAGAAGTTGCTCAGACAGTGAAAGCAGTATGTGTGGCCACAAGGGGTGTCCA harbors:
- the lnx2b gene encoding ligand of Numb protein X 2b → MATTIETKGTSSSCSSAAGLSWARVCKECGQQHEGQESHLYEYQDEVDDELVCHICLQPLLKPMDTPCGHTYCFHCLSNFLKEQDFCPVDRQRLQLHQCRPSSLLVRNLLDKLVVMCPHFDECQQQMQRCELQPHLHNRCPVFRRLKEEAEKRKRPSWNELKGRKSDGESPGDAKHSATLSARNPSRDQPEPGLINPAYEESEDDNTPLRSSLVAEANMVELFREEPEEELGFRIVGGKDTPLGNIVIQEIVRDSLAGRDGRLAPGDHILEVNDISLASVPHARAVAVLRQPSLLRLTVMQEKGFKTRDPRSDHHAPSSTTSTALQPSQSPHGNATSSHNPGTVLQVTLMKSQRSEPLGIKLIRKSDESGVFILDLLSGGLAAKDGKLRNNDKVLAINGHDLRHGTPESAAQIIQASEVRVNFVVMRPAETQEDGGSSREGQQGRAARRAPDPQYFRRQSTYMKDPPGGFSSHEKTVSLKKEPRLSLGITIAGGRDCRSRLPVYITSVQPVGCLHRDGTIKKGDILLSINGVDLTQFTYNEAVSVLKAQTAQSQVVLRVIQTLSDDTEEEAEAATMDELDLMDDPRDDALNWTPLWTRWLGLPSHMHWCRDIVLQKTNNESWGFSIVGGYEESHGQQPFFIKTIVPGTPAQFDGRLKCGDEIVAVNGSTTVGMNNSSLIPMLKLQKNKVTLTVVSWPGSLV